The Anas acuta chromosome 18, bAnaAcu1.1, whole genome shotgun sequence genome has a segment encoding these proteins:
- the PGS1 gene encoding CDP-diacylglycerol--glycerol-3-phosphate 3-phosphatidyltransferase, mitochondrial isoform X2: MATGGSGRRAGLMAAAAGGAALWRRLSAWLPRGRLGLAALLGRLSDRLSRGRDRRARRSSWLLLAPLLTPPVPVVTAPPCSLCPEGAHRFQWIRNLVPEFGISSSHVKVLSSPAEFYELLKVQIKTAKQRVVMASLYLGTGLLEQELVDCLEETLEKSLQAKESPDLRVSILLDYTRGSRGRKNSRTMLIPLLQRFPEQVRVSLFHTPNLRGLLKLLIPERFNETIGLQHIKVYLFDDNVILSGANLSDLYFTNRQDRYVLLQDSPEIADFFTELVDAIGDVSLQLQQDDTVQMMEGMVHPYQGDKVAYCEIANRRVMEVINSARTRQELLHAKTFHSSQQSNSLLSQQGSQASGGLKPEPDTWIYPLIQMKPFGIQIDEMVTETLLTEAERDARIYLTTGYFNLTQAYMDLILGTRAEYRILLASPEERVQLQEYSRAGWTFHAKGLWLYLAGSNLPCLTLIGSPNFGYRSVHRDLEAQVAIVTENKALQQQLHQEQEQLYLCSGVVSSSTFEQPNRYVKLWVKLVTPLIKNFF, from the exons atggcaacgggcGGAAGCGGAAGGCGCGCGGGGctgatggcggcggcggcggggggcgcggcGCTGTGGCGGCGGCTGTCGGCGTGGCTGCCGCGGGGCCGCCTGGGCCTGGCCGCGCTGCTCGGCCGCCTCTCCGACCGCCTGTCCCGCGGCCGCGACCGCCGCGCCCGCAG ATCCTCATGGCTTCTTCTAGCCCCGCTGCTCACCCCTCCTGTCCCCGTGGTCACCGCCCCGCCGTGCTCCCTGTGTCCGGAAGGAGCACACAGGTTCCAGTGGATCAGGAACCTGGTGCCAGAGTTTGGGATCTCCAGCTCTCACGTCAAGGTGCTTTCATCCCCGGCTGAATTCTATGAACTCTTGAAG GTGCAGATAAAAACAGCCAAGCAGCGAGTGGTGATGGCTTCACTGTACCTGGGAACAGGGCTCCTCGAGCAGGAGCTG GTGGATTGCTTAGAAGAAACACTGGAGAAATCATTGCAAGCAAAAGAATCACCAGACCTCAGAGTTTCCATTCTTCTTGACTACACCAGGGGGTCTCGGG GCAGGAAGAACTCTCGGACAATGCTAATTCCACTGCTGCAGCGATTCCCCGAACAAGTCCGTGTTTCCCTCTTCCACACCCCAAACCTGCGTGGACTTCTCAAGCTCCTGATTCCGGAGCGTTTTAATGAGACCATTGGGCTGCAGCACATCAAGGTCTATCTCTTTGATGATAATGTGATCCTGAGCGG TGCAAACCTGAGTGATTTGTACTTCACCAATCGTCAGGACCGCTATGTTCTCCTGCAGGACTCTCCTGAGATTGCAGACTTCTTCACGGAGCTAGTGGATGCAATTGGAGATGTGTCTCTGCAATTACAGCAGGATGATACAGTCCAGATGATGGAGGGGATGGTGCACCCGTACCAAG GGGACAAGGTGGCTTACTGTGAGATAGCAAATCGCAGGGTCATGGAAGTGATCAACTCTGCCAGGACACGACAAGAACTCCTGCATGCAAAGACTTTCCACAGCAGCCAGCAAAGCAACTCTTTGTTATCCCAGCAAGGCTCTCAAGCATCTGGGGGTCTGAAACCAGAACCTGACACCTGGATTTATCCCTTAATCCAAATGAAACCTTTTGGCATTCAAATAGACGAGATGGTCACAGAGACGCTGCTGACAGAGGCTGAGCGGGATGCCAGGATATACCTCACCACTGGCTACTTCAACCTGACGCAAGCTTACATGGACCTCATTCTGGGCACTCGGGCAGAGTATCGGATTCTCCTGGCCTCACCAGAG GAGAGGGTCCAGCTGCAGGAGTACTCGAGGGCTGGGTGGACTTTCCATGCCAAAG gccTCTGGCTGTACCTGGCGGGAAGCAACCTTCCCTGCCTAACGCTGATTGGCTCTCCTAATTTTGGGTATCGATCCGTGCATCGTGATTTGGAAGCCCAGGTCGCGAtagtgacagaaaataaagctttgcagcagcagctccaccag gagcaggagcagctttACCTCTGCTCAGGCGTAGTCTCATCATCAACATTTGAGCAGCCAAATCGGTATGTGAAGCTGTGGGTGAAGCTAGTAACGCCTCTGATCAagaatttcttttga
- the PGS1 gene encoding CDP-diacylglycerol--glycerol-3-phosphate 3-phosphatidyltransferase, mitochondrial isoform X3, whose product MLFPSKKRSSWLLLAPLLTPPVPVVTAPPCSLCPEGAHRFQWIRNLVPEFGISSSHVKVLSSPAEFYELLKVQIKTAKQRVVMASLYLGTGLLEQELVDCLEETLEKSLQAKESPDLRVSILLDYTRGSRGRKNSRTMLIPLLQRFPEQVRVSLFHTPNLRGLLKLLIPERFNETIGLQHIKVYLFDDNVILSGANLSDLYFTNRQDRYVLLQDSPEIADFFTELVDAIGDVSLQLQQDDTVQMMEGMVHPYQGDKVAYCEIANRRVMEVINSARTRQELLHAKTFHSSQQSNSLLSQQGSQASGGLKPEPDTWIYPLIQMKPFGIQIDEMVTETLLTEAERDARIYLTTGYFNLTQAYMDLILGTRAEYRILLASPEVNGFFGAKGVAGAIPAAYVYIEHQFYSEVCYLHQQERVQLQEYSRAGWTFHAKGLWLYLAGSNLPCLTLIGSPNFGYRSVHRDLEAQVAIVTENKALQQQLHQEQEQLYLCSGVVSSSTFEQPNRYVKLWVKLVTPLIKNFF is encoded by the exons ATGCTCTTTCCTTCTAAGAAGAG ATCCTCATGGCTTCTTCTAGCCCCGCTGCTCACCCCTCCTGTCCCCGTGGTCACCGCCCCGCCGTGCTCCCTGTGTCCGGAAGGAGCACACAGGTTCCAGTGGATCAGGAACCTGGTGCCAGAGTTTGGGATCTCCAGCTCTCACGTCAAGGTGCTTTCATCCCCGGCTGAATTCTATGAACTCTTGAAG GTGCAGATAAAAACAGCCAAGCAGCGAGTGGTGATGGCTTCACTGTACCTGGGAACAGGGCTCCTCGAGCAGGAGCTG GTGGATTGCTTAGAAGAAACACTGGAGAAATCATTGCAAGCAAAAGAATCACCAGACCTCAGAGTTTCCATTCTTCTTGACTACACCAGGGGGTCTCGGG GCAGGAAGAACTCTCGGACAATGCTAATTCCACTGCTGCAGCGATTCCCCGAACAAGTCCGTGTTTCCCTCTTCCACACCCCAAACCTGCGTGGACTTCTCAAGCTCCTGATTCCGGAGCGTTTTAATGAGACCATTGGGCTGCAGCACATCAAGGTCTATCTCTTTGATGATAATGTGATCCTGAGCGG TGCAAACCTGAGTGATTTGTACTTCACCAATCGTCAGGACCGCTATGTTCTCCTGCAGGACTCTCCTGAGATTGCAGACTTCTTCACGGAGCTAGTGGATGCAATTGGAGATGTGTCTCTGCAATTACAGCAGGATGATACAGTCCAGATGATGGAGGGGATGGTGCACCCGTACCAAG GGGACAAGGTGGCTTACTGTGAGATAGCAAATCGCAGGGTCATGGAAGTGATCAACTCTGCCAGGACACGACAAGAACTCCTGCATGCAAAGACTTTCCACAGCAGCCAGCAAAGCAACTCTTTGTTATCCCAGCAAGGCTCTCAAGCATCTGGGGGTCTGAAACCAGAACCTGACACCTGGATTTATCCCTTAATCCAAATGAAACCTTTTGGCATTCAAATAGACGAGATGGTCACAGAGACGCTGCTGACAGAGGCTGAGCGGGATGCCAGGATATACCTCACCACTGGCTACTTCAACCTGACGCAAGCTTACATGGACCTCATTCTGGGCACTCGGGCAGAGTATCGGATTCTCCTGGCCTCACCAGAGGTGAATGGCTTTTTTGGTGCCAAAGGGGTGGCAGGCGCCATCCCTGCTGCCTATGTTTACATCGAACACCAGTTTTATAGTGAGGTCTGCTACCTTCACCAACAGGAGAGGGTCCAGCTGCAGGAGTACTCGAGGGCTGGGTGGACTTTCCATGCCAAAG gccTCTGGCTGTACCTGGCGGGAAGCAACCTTCCCTGCCTAACGCTGATTGGCTCTCCTAATTTTGGGTATCGATCCGTGCATCGTGATTTGGAAGCCCAGGTCGCGAtagtgacagaaaataaagctttgcagcagcagctccaccag gagcaggagcagctttACCTCTGCTCAGGCGTAGTCTCATCATCAACATTTGAGCAGCCAAATCGGTATGTGAAGCTGTGGGTGAAGCTAGTAACGCCTCTGATCAagaatttcttttga
- the PGS1 gene encoding CDP-diacylglycerol--glycerol-3-phosphate 3-phosphatidyltransferase, mitochondrial isoform X1: MATGGSGRRAGLMAAAAGGAALWRRLSAWLPRGRLGLAALLGRLSDRLSRGRDRRARRSSWLLLAPLLTPPVPVVTAPPCSLCPEGAHRFQWIRNLVPEFGISSSHVKVLSSPAEFYELLKVQIKTAKQRVVMASLYLGTGLLEQELVDCLEETLEKSLQAKESPDLRVSILLDYTRGSRGRKNSRTMLIPLLQRFPEQVRVSLFHTPNLRGLLKLLIPERFNETIGLQHIKVYLFDDNVILSGANLSDLYFTNRQDRYVLLQDSPEIADFFTELVDAIGDVSLQLQQDDTVQMMEGMVHPYQGDKVAYCEIANRRVMEVINSARTRQELLHAKTFHSSQQSNSLLSQQGSQASGGLKPEPDTWIYPLIQMKPFGIQIDEMVTETLLTEAERDARIYLTTGYFNLTQAYMDLILGTRAEYRILLASPEVNGFFGAKGVAGAIPAAYVYIEHQFYSEVCYLHQQERVQLQEYSRAGWTFHAKGLWLYLAGSNLPCLTLIGSPNFGYRSVHRDLEAQVAIVTENKALQQQLHQEQEQLYLCSGVVSSSTFEQPNRYVKLWVKLVTPLIKNFF; this comes from the exons atggcaacgggcGGAAGCGGAAGGCGCGCGGGGctgatggcggcggcggcggggggcgcggcGCTGTGGCGGCGGCTGTCGGCGTGGCTGCCGCGGGGCCGCCTGGGCCTGGCCGCGCTGCTCGGCCGCCTCTCCGACCGCCTGTCCCGCGGCCGCGACCGCCGCGCCCGCAG ATCCTCATGGCTTCTTCTAGCCCCGCTGCTCACCCCTCCTGTCCCCGTGGTCACCGCCCCGCCGTGCTCCCTGTGTCCGGAAGGAGCACACAGGTTCCAGTGGATCAGGAACCTGGTGCCAGAGTTTGGGATCTCCAGCTCTCACGTCAAGGTGCTTTCATCCCCGGCTGAATTCTATGAACTCTTGAAG GTGCAGATAAAAACAGCCAAGCAGCGAGTGGTGATGGCTTCACTGTACCTGGGAACAGGGCTCCTCGAGCAGGAGCTG GTGGATTGCTTAGAAGAAACACTGGAGAAATCATTGCAAGCAAAAGAATCACCAGACCTCAGAGTTTCCATTCTTCTTGACTACACCAGGGGGTCTCGGG GCAGGAAGAACTCTCGGACAATGCTAATTCCACTGCTGCAGCGATTCCCCGAACAAGTCCGTGTTTCCCTCTTCCACACCCCAAACCTGCGTGGACTTCTCAAGCTCCTGATTCCGGAGCGTTTTAATGAGACCATTGGGCTGCAGCACATCAAGGTCTATCTCTTTGATGATAATGTGATCCTGAGCGG TGCAAACCTGAGTGATTTGTACTTCACCAATCGTCAGGACCGCTATGTTCTCCTGCAGGACTCTCCTGAGATTGCAGACTTCTTCACGGAGCTAGTGGATGCAATTGGAGATGTGTCTCTGCAATTACAGCAGGATGATACAGTCCAGATGATGGAGGGGATGGTGCACCCGTACCAAG GGGACAAGGTGGCTTACTGTGAGATAGCAAATCGCAGGGTCATGGAAGTGATCAACTCTGCCAGGACACGACAAGAACTCCTGCATGCAAAGACTTTCCACAGCAGCCAGCAAAGCAACTCTTTGTTATCCCAGCAAGGCTCTCAAGCATCTGGGGGTCTGAAACCAGAACCTGACACCTGGATTTATCCCTTAATCCAAATGAAACCTTTTGGCATTCAAATAGACGAGATGGTCACAGAGACGCTGCTGACAGAGGCTGAGCGGGATGCCAGGATATACCTCACCACTGGCTACTTCAACCTGACGCAAGCTTACATGGACCTCATTCTGGGCACTCGGGCAGAGTATCGGATTCTCCTGGCCTCACCAGAGGTGAATGGCTTTTTTGGTGCCAAAGGGGTGGCAGGCGCCATCCCTGCTGCCTATGTTTACATCGAACACCAGTTTTATAGTGAGGTCTGCTACCTTCACCAACAGGAGAGGGTCCAGCTGCAGGAGTACTCGAGGGCTGGGTGGACTTTCCATGCCAAAG gccTCTGGCTGTACCTGGCGGGAAGCAACCTTCCCTGCCTAACGCTGATTGGCTCTCCTAATTTTGGGTATCGATCCGTGCATCGTGATTTGGAAGCCCAGGTCGCGAtagtgacagaaaataaagctttgcagcagcagctccaccag gagcaggagcagctttACCTCTGCTCAGGCGTAGTCTCATCATCAACATTTGAGCAGCCAAATCGGTATGTGAAGCTGTGGGTGAAGCTAGTAACGCCTCTGATCAagaatttcttttga